The following proteins are co-located in the Citrobacter freundii ATCC 8090 = MTCC 1658 = NBRC 12681 genome:
- the rcsC gene encoding two-component system sensor histidine kinase RcsC — protein MKYLASVHSTLKVSRYLFRALALVIWCLIAFASVFYIVNALHQRESEIHQELNLSSDQAQRYIQRTSDVIKELKYIAENRLTAENGVMSLRARDDKTVVPNFEPLFADSDCSVMGNAWRGSLESLAWFMRYWRDNFSAAYDLNRVFLIGSDNLCMANFGLRDMPVERDEALKALHERIIKYRNATQEENGNNLFWISQGPRPGVGYFYALTPVYLANRLQALLGVEQPIRMENFFTPGSLPMGVTILDENGHALISLTGPEGNIKAEPHWMQERSWFGYTPGFRELVLKKNLPPSSLSIVYSVPVDLVLERIRMMILNAILLNVLVGAALFMLTRMYERRIFIPAESDAQRLEEHEQFNRKIVASAPVGICILRTMDGINILSNELAHTYLNMLTHEDRQRLTQIICGQQVNFVDVLTSNNTNLQISFVHSRYRNENVAICVLVDVSARVKMEESLQEMAQAAEQASQSKSMFLATVSHELRTPLYGIIGNLDLLQTKELPSGVDRLVTAMNNSSSLLLKIISDILDFSKIESEQLKIEPREFSPREVMNHITANYLPLVVRKQLGLYCFIDPDVPVALNGDPMRLQQVISNLLSNAIKFTDTGCIVLHVQCSGDYLSIRVRDTGVGIPAKEVVRLFDPFFQVGTGVQRNFQGTGLGLAICEKLISMMDGDISVDSEPGMGSQFTLRIPLYGAQYPLKKGVEGLAGTRCWLAVRNASLYHFLESSLTRTGMTVLRYEGQQPDADDLLVADDVLEQAWQGRAAVIFCRRHIGIPLEREPGEWVHSVASPHELPALLAHIYSVELGGEELSTALPTPDKAGATNDDMMILVVDDHPINRRLLADQLGSLGYQCKTANDGVDALNVLSKNHIDIVLSDVNMPNMDGYRLTQRIRQLGLTLPVVGVTANALAEEKQRCLESGMDSCLSKPVTLDVLKQTLTVYAERVRKARE, from the coding sequence TTGAAATACCTTGCTTCCGTTCATTCAACCCTAAAAGTCTCACGCTACCTGTTCAGAGCGCTGGCGCTCGTTATCTGGTGTCTGATTGCGTTTGCCTCCGTGTTCTACATTGTGAATGCGCTGCACCAGCGAGAGTCTGAAATCCATCAGGAGCTTAATCTCAGCTCCGATCAGGCCCAACGTTACATTCAGCGCACCTCTGATGTGATTAAAGAGCTGAAATATATTGCCGAAAATCGCTTAACAGCGGAAAACGGCGTGATGTCGTTGCGGGCGCGAGATGATAAAACCGTCGTGCCTAATTTTGAGCCGCTGTTTGCCGACTCCGATTGTTCCGTAATGGGCAACGCCTGGCGAGGTTCCCTGGAATCACTGGCATGGTTTATGCGCTACTGGCGCGACAACTTTTCCGCCGCTTATGATTTAAATCGAGTGTTCCTGATCGGCAGCGACAACCTCTGTATGGCCAATTTCGGTTTGCGTGATATGCCCGTCGAACGAGACGAGGCCCTGAAGGCTCTGCATGAGCGCATTATTAAGTATCGCAATGCTACGCAAGAAGAAAACGGCAACAACTTGTTCTGGATTAGCCAGGGGCCGCGTCCGGGAGTAGGGTATTTCTATGCACTGACGCCGGTTTACCTCGCCAATCGTCTCCAGGCGCTGTTGGGCGTAGAGCAGCCTATTCGCATGGAGAATTTCTTCACACCGGGTAGTTTACCGATGGGCGTGACCATCCTCGACGAAAATGGCCATGCGCTAATTTCTCTCACCGGCCCTGAAGGGAATATTAAGGCTGAGCCCCACTGGATGCAGGAGCGCTCCTGGTTTGGTTACACGCCAGGTTTCCGCGAGCTGGTACTGAAGAAAAATCTGCCTCCGTCCTCCCTGAGCATCGTGTACTCCGTTCCTGTCGACCTGGTGCTGGAGCGGATCCGCATGATGATCCTGAACGCTATATTGCTGAACGTGCTGGTCGGGGCGGCATTGTTTATGCTCACGCGCATGTATGAACGGCGCATTTTTATTCCAGCGGAAAGTGATGCTCAGCGGCTGGAAGAACATGAGCAGTTTAACCGTAAAATCGTGGCTTCTGCGCCGGTAGGTATTTGTATTCTACGCACGATGGATGGCATTAATATCCTGAGTAACGAACTGGCGCACACCTATCTGAACATGCTGACGCATGAAGACCGTCAGCGGTTAACGCAAATTATTTGCGGCCAACAGGTCAATTTTGTTGATGTGCTGACCAGCAACAATACCAATCTGCAAATCAGCTTTGTACACTCGCGCTATCGTAATGAAAACGTGGCAATTTGTGTCCTTGTTGATGTCAGTGCGCGCGTTAAAATGGAAGAGTCGTTGCAGGAGATGGCACAGGCGGCGGAACAGGCTAGCCAGTCAAAATCAATGTTCCTTGCGACGGTGAGCCATGAGCTACGTACACCGCTGTATGGCATTATCGGTAACCTTGATTTGTTGCAAACCAAAGAGTTACCGAGTGGGGTGGATCGTCTGGTAACGGCGATGAATAACTCTTCCAGCCTGCTGCTGAAAATTATCAGCGATATTCTCGACTTCTCAAAGATTGAATCTGAACAGCTGAAGATTGAACCGCGAGAGTTTTCACCGCGTGAAGTCATGAACCATATTACGGCTAACTATTTGCCGCTGGTGGTCCGCAAGCAGTTGGGGTTGTACTGCTTTATCGATCCGGATGTGCCTGTGGCGCTGAATGGCGATCCGATGCGTTTACAACAGGTGATTTCTAATCTACTGAGTAACGCAATCAAGTTTACCGATACCGGTTGTATTGTGTTGCACGTGCAGTGCAGCGGCGACTACCTGAGCATTCGAGTGCGTGATACTGGTGTAGGGATCCCTGCCAAAGAGGTGGTTCGGTTGTTCGATCCTTTCTTCCAAGTGGGGACTGGCGTACAGCGTAATTTCCAGGGAACGGGACTTGGTTTGGCGATCTGTGAAAAACTGATCAGCATGATGGATGGGGATATTTCCGTCGATTCCGAGCCGGGAATGGGGAGCCAGTTTACGCTGCGTATTCCGCTTTATGGCGCACAGTATCCGCTGAAAAAGGGTGTTGAAGGATTGGCTGGCACGCGTTGCTGGCTGGCAGTACGTAATGCGTCACTGTACCACTTTCTCGAATCCAGCCTGACGCGTACTGGGATGACGGTGTTGCGGTATGAGGGACAACAGCCCGATGCGGATGACCTGTTGGTGGCCGACGATGTGCTGGAACAGGCCTGGCAGGGGCGAGCAGCGGTGATTTTCTGCCGCCGACATATTGGCATTCCGCTGGAAAGAGAGCCTGGAGAATGGGTACACAGCGTGGCGTCACCGCACGAACTGCCTGCGCTGTTGGCACATATCTACAGTGTAGAGTTGGGGGGGGAAGAGCTCTCCACGGCGCTGCCAACCCCGGATAAAGCCGGTGCGACGAACGATGACATGATGATCCTGGTTGTTGACGATCATCCTATAAACCGGCGCTTACTGGCCGATCAATTGGGATCGTTGGGATATCAGTGTAAAACCGCGAATGACGGTGTGGATGC